The Archangium primigenium genomic interval ACACCTTGCTCATCAGCTGTCCGGTGGGCTGGGCCGCCGTGGCCCCTCCCACCACGGGCACCGTGCCCGGGGCGCCCGCCAGGCGGACGTCGTCATCGAAGCGCTCCTCGAAAGACAGACGCGCCCGAGGCTCCACCTGCGTGGCGGCGAGGGCCGCCGGCGAGCACCCGAGGACCGCCGCCGTCGTCATCCACCGCTTCCAATGTCCACTCACGGCATCCCTCCGTCCCCACCCGACTGCCCACACTCGACCCATCCCACGTCCATTCCCGCTCCCGCCGCGCTACGGCACGACGATGGTGTCTCCAGGGCGCAGGTTGAGCGGCTCGTTCTTCTCGGGCGAGTTGACGAGCTCGCTGTAGCTCACCGGGATGGTGCTCCCGTCCTTCTCCGAGCGGCGCAGCACCACGATGCCGTCCCGGTCCGCGAAGTCCGTGAAACCTCCCGCCAGCGCGATGGCCTGCAGGATGGACACCCGGCCGCGCAGCGGATAGGCGCCCGGATGGGCGACCTCGCCGGTGATGAAGACCCGGCTGCTGTTCACCTCCCGCACGATCACCGTCACGCGCGGCTCCTGCACGTAGGCGCGCAGCGAGTCGCGGATCTGCTCGGACAACTCCGTGGGCGTGCGCCCCTCGGCCTGGACCTCACCCACCATCGGCAGCGAGATGAACCCGTCCGGGCGGACCGGCAGCGTGCGCGACAGGTCCCCATCCCGCCACACCGCCACGTCCAGCACATCCTCCCGGCCAATGCGGTACGGATGATCCGTGTTGTCCACCTGGCTCATGCCCCGGTGCGCACAACCCGACACGAGGACCATCCCCATCACCGCCCACGTTTTCGCGCTCGTCTTGGCCATCGCTCTCGCCTCTCCCCATCCCAGGACCCCGACTCATCCGGGGCCATGTGTTTGCGGAAGGCCTTAAGCAGTCGCCGTGCCAAGGCTCGCGGCGAGGCAAATCCTCGGGATCATCGTGGGTTACGCGCTACCCCCAGGGGGAAAGGATCCGCCTGTCCGGGAAAAAATTCCGGCATCGCCCTGCAGGACATTCCAGATCTACGGAGTGCTTGTCCCACCTACAGGGAACCGTTTTGCCCACCGGTGGGAATGACTTTGCCCTTTTTCGGGCCCAAACCCCTGGCACGCCGCTTGAAGAGACCCTTTCCCGTCAGCGACAGACCCTTCGGGGTCGAACATCAACGGGGGCGACGATGAACAAGGCGGCGGTGGCGGTGGTCGGGATGTTCTCGGTGGGCGCGGGGATGATGACGATGCTGGGCTCGATGGTGGGCACGTACGCGGAGCCGGTGGCCCTGGCGTTCATGGGCGTGGGCCTCTTCGCGAGCAGCTCGCTGTTCAGCGGCGCCAAGGACACGGCGCCCGCGGGCGTGGCCAAGGAGGCCTGAAAAACCTGGAGGCCTGGAAGAATTTCCAGGACCGGTGAACGCGGAGAGGACGGAAAAAGAGTTCCCACGGCGGGAACCTCCGCGCTCCCGAACGACGAAGGGGAAGGCTCCCAACCCGGAGCCCTCCCCTTTTTCTTTTCCCCGTCCTGGGTGCCCGCTCAGTGAATGGAGGGCAGCTGGTCGGACGCCGCCTCGGGGGCGCGCGGGGAGCCGAGCCGCGGAGCGATGCCCTGGGCGACCTGGCGCAGGAGCGCCGCGCAGAAGGCCTCGAGGTCATCCGGCTTGCGCGAGGTGATGAGGTTGCCGTCCTCCACCACCTGGCGGTCCACCCAGCGCGCGCCCGCGTTGATGAGGTCCGTCTTGATGGAGGGGAAGGACGTCACGGTGCGTCCATCGGCGATGTCCGCCTCCACGAACATCCAGGGGGCGTGGCAGATGGCGGCGATGGGCTTGTCCGCCTTGAAGAAGTCCCGCACGAAGCCGACCATGTGGATGTCCATGCGCAGGTGGTCCGGCGAATAGCCGCCCGGAATCACCAGGGCGTCGAAGTCGGCCGCGCGGACGTCCTGCACGCGCGTGTCCGCGGAGACGGTCTCCTGGCCCTTCTTGCCCTTCAGGGGCTTGCCCGCCTCGAGACCCACGATGACCGCCTCGTGGCCGGCCTTCTTCACTTCCTCGTAGGGGACGCGGAACTCCGAGTCCTCGAAGTCCTTGTCCACGATGAATGCGATGCGCGCCATGCGGCCTCCTGAAGAGAGGGGACGTGTGTCCCTGTCAGGAGAAGGTGCACACGCCGGGGCGCGGAAGAAACGAGGACAAGACAGACGCGGGCGCGAGTGCGTGCCTCGCCAGGAGGCTTGGACAGCGAGCGACCTGGCGAGGAGCAGCTCAAGGCCTCACGGATTGAGCTGGATGGCGTAGACGGACCACTGTGCGGGGCCCGTGGACAGGTCGCGCCGCACCTCGACCTCGGTGGGCGAGGTGAACACGAGCCGTCCGGTGACCACGCCGGACTTGGCGGTGGCCTTGTGGGACGTCTCGCCCGAGGACTGGCCATTGTGCGCCTGGGTGCCCGCCAGCAGCAGCGTGCGCGAGGTGTCCACGGCCGTCGCCAGCGTGGCCTTGGTGGTCAGCGCCCCATCGAGCGCCACCGGGGCCACGGCCTGCACGACCGTGCCCGTCGGGAACTGGATGCGCTCCCACGACACCCCGGTGAGCGCCGGCGTCGGACAGAACGTGTCGTAGCTCCGGCTGAAGCGCAGCTGCGAGGCCGCGGCGTCGATCGAGCCGCGCAACGTGCGGTTGCAGAGGTTGGCGGTGTCGTCGCCCACGGACGTGCGGAAGGTCGCCAGCAGCGCGGAGCGGCCCGCCTCCTCCGGCGTGAAGACATCGCCGACGCTGAAGGTCGAGTCCTCGGTGGGACCCGGAATCAGGCCGCGTGTCACCTTCGAGCCGTCGAACTCCACCACCTGCACGGTGTAGAGGGCGTCGTTGTTGCAGCCCTGCGCGGGGTCCACGGCCAGGTCCACCCGGTTGGTGCCCGTGAGCTGGACCGTCACGAAGTCATTCGCACTCAAGACGTTGCCGCCCGTGGTGGAGCTGTAGAGCACGAAGGCCCGGGTGGCATCCGTCACGGGCGTGGTCAGCGTGATGGGCGCGATGACGTTCGACGTACAAGACGTCTCGAACTGCTGGGCCCGGAGCCCGCTCGGCATCTCCACCACCTGCCACTGCACCTGGATGGGCTTGGGGTTGTTGTCCTTGCGGAAGCACTGGACCCTGTCGTCTCCATTGAGCCGACACCGGACGGAGGTATGCCTGGGATCGGTCTCCGTGGACGTGGCCTGGAACACCAGGAAGCTCTTGCCCCGGCTATTGAGCTTGGGCGTGATCGCGCAGTCCGAGCTGTTCTGACCCCCGCTGATGTCACACGGGCCCCGGCGCACCGTGGGCGTGATGGTCACGCTCTTGACCGAGGTGCGGCCATCCACCGAGGCGGTGATGTCGGCGGGCTGTCCGCCCGTCTTGCTCTTGAAATAGAAGCTCGCCGTGCCCCCCGCGCTGGTCACGTTCCCGCCCGCCAGCACCGCCGTGCCGCAGGCGGCGTCGGTGTAGAAGCCGATGCCCGTCTCCAGCGGCGCGCTCACGGTGACGAGGCCCGACACGGGAGAGATGGCATTGCCAAAGGCATCCGTGGTCCTCACCACCGCCACCTTGGAGCACTCGCCGGCCAGCAGGCTCTTGCCCGTGTCCGGCGGCGTCAGGGTCAACTCGATGTTGGAGGCCGGGGCCGCGGTGACCTCCTGGGCGCGCGTCACGGCCGTCCCGATGTCCTTGACCTCGAGGGTGAAGGTCGTGGCCAGCTCACTGCGGAAGTACAGGACAAGCGAGGTCTGCGTGTTGAAGTCAGCCGACTGCGTCCCGGCGGTGGGCGCGGGCAGGCGCGTGTTGTCCGCGCATCCCGCAGAGGAGTAGAAGGCCGTCTTGGCGTTGGCGGGTGTCGGCGTCAACCGGATGGTCTTCAGGGGGCCGTTTTCCGTCGGATTGCCATACACATCCCGCCGCTCCAGGATCAGGGCCACGCACGAGCCCGCCTGGATGGACTGCGCCTCCGAGGCGAACGCCACCTGGCTCGCGTCACCGGCTCGCAGGTTGTAGGGCACCACGGTCCGCTGGAAGTCCTCGGCATCGGCGCGCAGCTGATTGGCGCCAATCTTGACGCCCTTGACATAGAAGCGGACGGACGACTGCTTCGGCTCGATGGTGAAGGTGGTGAGCGCGGGCGTCTGGCAATCGGAGTTCTGGTGGAAGGACACCCCGTCCGGAGCACTCGTCGTGGGGGTGACCCCGGTGGCGTAGTTGGGGGCGGTGGGAGCGCCCTTGGCGTCACGGCGCACCACGCTCACTTCCACGCATTGGCCCACGCCCGGGTTCATCGGCGCCGTGGCGAAGGCGATGGAGGTGGCGACGCGCGAGCAGGTGCTGACGGCCGAGCAGGTGTTGTCGTCGCAGCCCCGCTTGCCATCGCAGTTGAGGTCCGCGCTCGCGTCACACGTCTCCTGCTGGGCCTTCGGATTGGCCTTGTCGCTGTCGTCGTCGCAGTCGGGCCCGCCCTGCGCGGCCGCCACGAAGCCATCCCGGTCGGAGTCCTCGTCCGGGCCCGGAGGCGACAGCGTCACCGGCACGGTCACGATGTCCGCCGAAGAGAAGTTGGCGGCCACGGGCGCGCTCTTGCCGTTGTACAGCAGCGTCCCCGTGCACCCGTCCGCGCCCCACAGGGCCCGGGCCTGCAGGCGGACATCCTTGGGCAGCGCGCCCTGGAAGACGGCGATGTTCGCCTTGTCCTGGTCCTTGTCCTTGCCTTGCAGTGTGGCCACGGGCACGCGCTCCTCCTTGAGGAGCGTGTCGTCCGTCGTCGAGCGCACCTCCAGGGCGATGCAGCTCGCCTGGACCTGGGGGTCGACGGTGATGAGGGCTTGAACGGCGCCGGGCTTGCTACACGCCGCGAGCGACAAGAGGAGAACCGGGAGGACTCGGGACATGGGATCCTCGACTACCAGGGAGGGGTGTCGGAACGTAACGCCCGAAGCATACCCCCCACTCCCCTGGACGTCCCAGGAAGGTGGCCCTCGCCTCCCGGGAGGGCCCTCCCGCCGTCAACGACGTGGCACTCAGGCCGTGTGGCGGGCGATGAGGCCGCCCAGCCGAGGCACCGCCGCCTCGACGTTCTTCTTGGCCGTGCCGCGCAGCTTCTCGTAGGTGCCCTTCACCAGGCCGCTCTTGGAGTGGTTGGCCTTGGTGTCGGTGATGGCCAGCAGGGCGTCCGCCACGCGCGACGCGTTGGCGGAGAAGTAGGGAGCCACCGGCTTTCCCGCCTTCACGGCCTCCTGGTAGATGGGCTCCAGCGCCGAGGAGAACTCGGGCAAGAGGTCCTCCACGACGTGGCGGATGAAGCCGGGCTTGACGCCCTTGACCGCGGCGTAGCCCGCCTTGATGGCCATTCCCGACAGGCCGCCCTTGTCGCCGACCTCGGCATCGATGAGCGTGCAGCAGTCGTCGATGACCGCCGTCTTCTTGGGAGGATTGGTCAGAGTCTCGCTGAGTGACGCCATGAACGCGTGCCTTTCAGTCCCTCGGCTCGGTCCGTCGGTGGACCGGGAGGGCGATGCGAGCGGGCGAATAGCACATCCCGCTCAGACCAGGGAGTGTTGCAACGGGGGCGTGCCCGACTGGCGCACCGCGTCTTCCGGGGCCGTGGGCAACAGGACCCGGAAGATGCTCCCCTGCCCCATGGTGCTGTCCACGGACATCTCTCCGCCCAGGCCCTTGAGGATGTCGTGGCTGATGGACAGCCCCAGGCCCGTGCCCTCGCCCAGGGGCTTGGTGGTGAAGAAGGGCTCGAAGACCCGCGCCAGGTGTTCGCGGGCGATGCCGCACCCGTTGTCGTGCACCTCCACCACCACCTGGCCCGCGTCGTTGGTGCGCGTCACCAGGCGGATCTCCCCGCCCTGCCGGGGCAGGGCCTGCGCGGCGTTGATGAGCAGGTTGGTGAAGACCTGCGCCAGCTGCACGGAGTTGCCACGCACCGGGGGCAGCGCGCCGTAGTCCCGCAGGAGCCGGCCGCGGCTGCGCAGCTTGCACCACGCCAGGTGCACCGAACTCTCCAGCACCTCGTGGACATCCAGGGCATGGGTGTTCACCTGCTCGCCCCGCGACAGGGCCCGGAGGCTCTGCACGATGAGCCGCATGCGCTCGGCGCCCTCGCGCGCCTCGTCGATGGCCTCGCGCAGCTCGTGGGCGTCGTCCTCGGGCAGCGCCATGCGGCCCAGCTCCGTGCCGATGAAGCTCAGGTTGCTGGAGACGAAGGCCAGGGGGTTGTTGATCTCGTGCGCCACGCCCGCGGCGAGCATGCCCACCGAGGCCATGCGCTCGTTGAGCCGCAGGCGGATCTCGTTCTCGCGCTGGACGGTGATGTCGCGCACGGTGACGGTCATGCAGTCGCCCACCGCGACCAGCTGCCGGCGGAACCAGCGCCGACCCAGCCCGGGCAGCACCTGATCCACCTCGTCGTCATGGGGCCGGCCCGTCCGCCACACCTGCTCGCACAGCTCCAGCGGCGCGATGAAGAGGGCATCAGGGAGGTCGACCAGCATGCGGCCCTCGGCCGCGCCGCACTCCTGGCCGATCAGGCGCTCGGCATGGGCGTTGAGCCGCAGCAGCCGCAGGCCCGCGGGCTCGCCGCGCAAGAGGAAGAAGGCGTCGAAGCTGCCGCTGGCCGCCGCGCGGAACAGGGCCTCGCTGTGGCGCTGGGCCTCCTCGCCGCGCCGGTGGTTGGACATGTCCCGGACGATGCCGAACAGGCCCGCCACCTGGCCATCCGGCTTGCGGATGACGCCCTTGGTGGACAGCCACTCGCGCGGCACCCCCGCCATCACCTCGCGCATCTCCGCGTACAGGGTGCGCCCGGCCAGGAGCGTCTGCCGGTCGAACTCCAGGGTGCTCTGCACCTCATCGGGCGAGAGGATGTCGCAGTCGCGCCGACCGAGGATGTCCTCCACGGGCCGGCCGAGGTAGCGCGCCCCCACCTCATTGATGAAGATGTAGCGGCCCTCGATGTCCTTGGCGAAGACCGCGTCGGGCACCTCGCGCGCCAGGGCGAGGAAGAGCTCCCGGTAGGGCAGCTCCGCCGGGACCTGGGCGGCTGGAGCCGTGGCCACGCCCTGCGCCCCTCCCCGACCCATCACCTCTCGCTCGCCACGTGTGCTCATGGTCGAACAGATACACACAAGCGCTCCCCCCGAGCAGTTGCTCCGAGGTCGCAGCCCCGGGCTGAACGTCGGGCACTCCACGGATACCGCGACCCCGGGGTCCCCGACTGTCACCGGGAGGACATCCCGTCCGGGACACCCGGCAGGCGAGCGAGGGGTTGATCGCCCGGCGGTTGGAGCTCCCGGGGGGGCCCTCATCTTCCCGCTGTCACGGTTTCTTCCCGCTGACCCTAAAACTTGCAAACCCCCGTCTGTAAAAACGACGGGCTGGCGGCCTAATCATGGTGGGGGGTCGCGGCAAGTGCCCGGACTCATTGCACAAAGCCGTGGGAGCAAGCGTGGCACTCGCGTTGCTAAGGCTTCCTGGCACGAAGTTCAACGCGACGCCTTCTGGTCTTTACCCCCGGAGAGACACCATGCAGACCTCCACCTCCTTCTCTTCTGCGGACACGCTGTCGACGTACCTGGCGGACATCAACCAGTACCCGCTGCTGACGGTGCAGGAGGAGCAGGCCCTGGCGCGTCGCTTCCGCGACGGCGACGCGGCCGCGGGCCACCGCCTGGTGACGAGCAACCTGCGCTTCGTGGTGAAGGTGTCCTACGAGTACCGCTCCTACGGCATCAAGATGTCCGACCTCATCCAGGAGGCGAACATCGGCCTGATGAAGGCGGTGCAGAAGTTCGACGCGGACAAGGGCATCCGCCTCATCTCCTACGCGGTGTGGTGGATCCGCGCGTACATCCAGAACTACATCCTCAAGAACTGGAGCCTGGTGAAGCTGGGCACCACCCAGGCCCAGCGCCGGCTGTTCTTCTCGCTGGCCCGCACGCGCCGCGAGCTGGAGAAGCTGGGCTCGGGCGAGGGCAACGTGGTGGACGCCGAGGAGATCGCCCGCAAGCTCAACGTGAAGGCCACCGAGGTGCGCGAGATGGAGCAGCGCATGGGTGGGCGGGACCTGTCGCTGGACGCGCCGGTGGGCGAGGAGGGCGACGCGACGCACATGGACTTCGTGGAGAGCGAGTCGGCCTCGCAGGTGGACGAGGTGGCCGACCGGCAGCAGGCCAACCTCACGCGCACCCGCATCCAGCAGGCGCTCACGCGGCTGGACCCGCGCGAGCGCTTCATCATCGAGCACCGGGTGATGGGCGACTCGGAGATGACGCTCAGCGAGCTGGGCGAGCACTTCGGCTTCTCGCGTGAGCGCGCGCGCCAGCTGGAGATCCGCGCCAAGGACAAGCTCAAGGCGGAGCTCGCCTCGCTCATGGCCGAGGTGGGTCTGGACGAGGCGGCGGCCAGCCGCTAACACCTCGTCCCCGGAAGAGCACACCCCTTGGCCGGGCCCACGCGGGCCTGGAGGGGTGGGAGGGCCTGGGGACGATGAAGCCGTGGAAGGTGATTGACCGGGCGCCCGCGCCCGGAGGCGGAGAGCTGGTGCTGCATCAGCGCGGAGAGGAGTTCGCCATCCGCGTCAATGGCCGCGAGCTCATGTCCAGCCGACAGCACGGCTCCGAGGAGAAGATGGCCGAGGTGGCCTGCGCGGGCCTCGGCGACAAGCGCGCGCACGTGCTCGTGGGGGGCCTGGGACTGGGCTACACGGTGCGGGCCACGCTGGACCGGCTGGGTCCCTCGTCCGAGGTGGTGGTCGCGGAGCTGGTGCCCGCGGTGGTCGCGTGGAACCAGGGCGTGCTCGCCCCGCTGGCGGGCCGGCCGCTCGAGGACCCGCGCGTGCGCGTGGCGGCCCGGGACGTGGGCGACATCCTGCGCACGGCCGAGGGGCACTACGACGCGGTGCTCCTGGACGTGGACAACGGGCCCGAGGCGCTCACCCAGGAAGGCAACCGCTGGCTGTACGGTGAGCGGGGCCTCGGCACGGTGCGGCGCGCGCTCAAGCCCCGGGGCGTGGTGGTGGTGTGGTCCGCCGCGCCGGATGCCGCCTTCGCCTCGCGCCTCAAGCGCGCGGGCTACGACACCCAGGTGTTCGAGACCCCCGCGCGCGGCAAGGGGGGCGGCCCCCTGCACACGCTCTTCATCGGACGGGCCCGGCCCTCAGGCGCGTGACATCACGCCCGGCAGGCGGTTCTTCCACGGCCGCGCCTGCTCGAGCTGGGCGGCGAGCCGGAACAGCGTGGCCTCGTCGCCCATGCGCCCGGCGAACTGCACCCCGATGGGCAGCCCCGCCGGGCTCCAGGAAAGGGGCACGGACATGGCGGGCTGGCCCGTCATGTTGAAGAGCTGGGTGTTGGGGGTGCGCTCCAGGGCGTGCCGGCCGAGCTCGTCGATGAGCTTGAGGAACAGGGGCTTGAGCGGCATGCGGCGCAGCGCCGCCATGGCCAGGAGGTCCGTCGGCTTGGGGGCCAGCTCCCCCACGCGCGCGGGCGGGTGGG includes:
- a CDS encoding polysaccharide biosynthesis/export family protein, whose amino-acid sequence is MAKTSAKTWAVMGMVLVSGCAHRGMSQVDNTDHPYRIGREDVLDVAVWRDGDLSRTLPVRPDGFISLPMVGEVQAEGRTPTELSEQIRDSLRAYVQEPRVTVIVREVNSSRVFITGEVAHPGAYPLRGRVSILQAIALAGGFTDFADRDGIVVLRRSEKDGSTIPVSYSELVNSPEKNEPLNLRPGDTIVVP
- a CDS encoding type 1 glutamine amidotransferase domain-containing protein, with the protein product MARIAFIVDKDFEDSEFRVPYEEVKKAGHEAVIVGLEAGKPLKGKKGQETVSADTRVQDVRAADFDALVIPGGYSPDHLRMDIHMVGFVRDFFKADKPIAAICHAPWMFVEADIADGRTVTSFPSIKTDLINAGARWVDRQVVEDGNLITSRKPDDLEAFCAALLRQVAQGIAPRLGSPRAPEAASDQLPSIH
- a CDS encoding DUF6918 family protein, with translation MASLSETLTNPPKKTAVIDDCCTLIDAEVGDKGGLSGMAIKAGYAAVKGVKPGFIRHVVEDLLPEFSSALEPIYQEAVKAGKPVAPYFSANASRVADALLAITDTKANHSKSGLVKGTYEKLRGTAKKNVEAAVPRLGGLIARHTA
- a CDS encoding ATP-binding protein; this translates as MSTRGEREVMGRGGAQGVATAPAAQVPAELPYRELFLALAREVPDAVFAKDIEGRYIFINEVGARYLGRPVEDILGRRDCDILSPDEVQSTLEFDRQTLLAGRTLYAEMREVMAGVPREWLSTKGVIRKPDGQVAGLFGIVRDMSNHRRGEEAQRHSEALFRAAASGSFDAFFLLRGEPAGLRLLRLNAHAERLIGQECGAAEGRMLVDLPDALFIAPLELCEQVWRTGRPHDDEVDQVLPGLGRRWFRRQLVAVGDCMTVTVRDITVQRENEIRLRLNERMASVGMLAAGVAHEINNPLAFVSSNLSFIGTELGRMALPEDDAHELREAIDEAREGAERMRLIVQSLRALSRGEQVNTHALDVHEVLESSVHLAWCKLRSRGRLLRDYGALPPVRGNSVQLAQVFTNLLINAAQALPRQGGEIRLVTRTNDAGQVVVEVHDNGCGIAREHLARVFEPFFTTKPLGEGTGLGLSISHDILKGLGGEMSVDSTMGQGSIFRVLLPTAPEDAVRQSGTPPLQHSLV
- a CDS encoding RNA polymerase factor sigma-32; this encodes MQTSTSFSSADTLSTYLADINQYPLLTVQEEQALARRFRDGDAAAGHRLVTSNLRFVVKVSYEYRSYGIKMSDLIQEANIGLMKAVQKFDADKGIRLISYAVWWIRAYIQNYILKNWSLVKLGTTQAQRRLFFSLARTRRELEKLGSGEGNVVDAEEIARKLNVKATEVREMEQRMGGRDLSLDAPVGEEGDATHMDFVESESASQVDEVADRQQANLTRTRIQQALTRLDPRERFIIEHRVMGDSEMTLSELGEHFGFSRERARQLEIRAKDKLKAELASLMAEVGLDEAAASR